One Citrobacter amalonaticus genomic window carries:
- the glgS gene encoding cell surface composition regulator GlgS: MLMNNSVYSMNNFDFLARSFARMQAEGRPVDIQAVTGNMDEEHRSWFCKRYAHYCQQATNARKLEVEH, translated from the coding sequence ATGCTAATGAACAACAGTGTTTATTCGATGAACAATTTCGATTTCCTGGCGCGGAGTTTTGCCAGAATGCAGGCTGAAGGTCGCCCTGTTGATATCCAGGCTGTTACCGGCAATATGGATGAGGAGCACCGCAGCTGGTTTTGCAAACGCTACGCGCACTACTGCCAGCAGGCAACGAACGCCAGAAAGTTAGAAGTGGAACATTGA
- the ubiK gene encoding ubiquinone biosynthesis accessory factor UbiK, whose product MIDPKKIEQIARQVHESMPKGIREFGEDVEKKIRQTLQSQLTRLDLVSREEFDVQTQVLLRTREKLALLEQRLSELEARQATEEVKPAPAIPPVEPQA is encoded by the coding sequence ATGATTGACCCGAAAAAAATTGAGCAGATCGCTCGCCAGGTTCACGAGTCGATGCCGAAAGGGATCCGGGAGTTCGGGGAAGATGTCGAGAAGAAAATCCGTCAAACGCTGCAATCTCAGCTGACGCGTCTCGATCTGGTGAGCCGCGAAGAGTTTGATGTTCAGACCCAGGTGCTGCTGCGCACCCGTGAAAAGCTGGCGCTGCTGGAGCAACGTTTGAGCGAGCTGGAAGCGCGTCAGGCCACTGAAGAAGTCAAACCTGCGCCCGCCATCCCGCCAGTAGAACCGCAAGCGTAA